A segment of the Arthrobacter sp. U41 genome:
GAACAGACGCCCCGCCCAATGCCAGGACCAAGGGAATCAGCCAGAGAGGCTGGGCTTTCCTTGTCCTGATGGTCCCCTGCAAGAGATGAATGATGAGGTTCACATGTCCCAGGACACTCCAATCTCCACGGCAACCGTTTCCGCAGGCTCGGCACAGCAGGGCGACGCCTTTGAAAACCTGCTCCCTGAGACCAGGACCTTTCCACCCACGCCGGAGTTCGCCGCCAACGCGGTGGTTACCGCCGCAGAGTACGCCGAGGCCGAGGCCGACGCCGACCGGCCCGCCTTCTGGGCGAAGCAGGCCCGCGAAATGCTGAGCTGGAGCAAGGACTTCAGCCAGGCCCTGGACTGGTCCAACCCTCCCTTCGCGAAGTGGTTCGTCGGAGGCGAGGTCAACGCGGCCTACAACGCGCTGGACCGCCACGTCGAAAACGGCCACGGGGACCGCGTCGCGATCTACTTCGAGGGCGAACCGGGCGATACCCGCACCTATACCTACGCCCAGCTCACCGAGGAGGTCAAGAAGGCCGCCAACGCCTTCGAGTCCCTCGGCGTCGCCAAGGGCGACCGGGTGGCCGTGTACCTGCCGATGATCCCCGAGGCCGTCATCACGCTGCTGGCCTGCGCCCGGATCGGTGCCATCCACTCCGTGGTCTTCGGCGGCTTCTCCGCCGAGGCGCTCCGGTCCCGGATCGATGACGCCGAGGCCAAGCTCGTCGTCACCGCGGACGGCACCTACCGCCGAGGCAAGCCCAGCGCGCTCAAGCCCGCCGTCGACGAGGCGCTGGCCCACGAGGGAGACGGTTCCGGGCACACCGTTGAGAACGTCGTCGTCGTCAAGCGCAACGGCCAGGACGTCGACTGGCACGAGGGCCGGGACCACTGGTGGGACGACACGGTCGGGACCGCCTCCGCCGAGCACACCGCCGTCGGGCATGACTCCGAGCATCCGCTCTTCATCCTGTACACCTCCGGCACCACCGGCAAGCCCAAGGGCATCCTGCACACCACCGGCGGCTACCTCACCCAGACCGCCTACACGCACAAGGCCGTCTTTGACCTCAAACCGGAAACCGACGTCTACTGGTGCACGGCCGACGTCGGCTGGATCACCGGCCACTCGTACGTCGCCTACGCCCCGCTCATCAACGGCGCCACCCAGGTGATGTATGAAGGCACCCCGGATTCCCCGCACCAGGGCCGCTGGTGGGAGATCGTGGAGAAGTACAAGGTCTCCATCCTCTACACCGCCCCCACCGCCATCCGGACGTTCATGAAGTGGGGCAAGGAGATCCCCGCGAAGTCGGACCTCTCCTCGATCCGCGTCCTGGGCTCCGTCGGCGAACCCATCAACCCCGAAGCATGGATGTGGTACCGCGAGGTCATCGGCGGCAACGCCGGCAAGAACGGCGAGCGGAAGGAACACCCGGCGCCGATCGTGGACACCTGGTGGCAGACCGAAACCGGCGCGCAGATGATCGCCCCGCTGCCCGGGGTGACGGCCACCAAGCCCGGCTCCGCCCAGGTCCCGCTGCCCGGCATCGCCGTGGACGTCGTGGACGAGGCCGGGGAATCCGTGCCCAACGGCTCCGGCGGCTACCTCGTGATCCGCGAGCCGTGGCCGGCCATGCTGCGCGGCATCTGGGGCGACCCGGAGCGGTTCAAGGAAACCTACTGGTCCCGCTTCGAGACCATGTACTTCGCCGGTGACGGTGCCAAGAAGGACGAGGACGGCGACATCTGGCTGCTCGGCCGGGTCGATGACGTGATGAACATTTCCGGCCACCGCCTCTCCACCGCCGAAATCGAATCCGCCCTGGTGTCCCACCCCGCCGTCGCCGAGGCCGCCGTCGTGGGCGCCGCGGACGAGACCACCGGCCAGTCGGTCGTCGCCTTCGTGATCCTGCGCGGGGACGCCGTGGACACCGGAGACGCGATCGTGCAGGAACTCCGGAACCACGTCAGCAAGGAGATCGGGCCGATCGCCAAGCCCAAGACCATCCTGGTGGTCCCCGAGCTGCCCAAGACCCGGTCGGGAAAGATCATGCGCCGCCTACTCAAGGACGTCGCGGAAGGACGCGACCCCGGCGACTCCACAACCCTCGCCGATAACACGGTCATCGCCAAGATCGCCAATTCTCTTCAAAGCTAGGCACGAACCCCGGCGCTCAAAGCTTCAGTTACTCAGTCAGACACTGTCACATCGTTGACCCACGTCAGTCTCACAAACGATCGTTATTGAGACCGACAAGGCGGGACGAAAATACCTTTCCGGCTCTTGGGCCGTTCCACCTGGAACCCCGGCAGCGTAACTGGCGATCACGTCCGGGTTGAAGTTCGGTCCGTGCCCGGGAACCCGCGACACTGCAGTCAAAGCCCGTTCCAGCGTCAGGAAGTATCCAGCAGCTGGGCCGGCCTTCAAGCCGGCCGAGAAGTCGATTGCGCGGTCAAATGGCGGGTTCCTCACACGGCTATACGTCGCGTGAGTGGTCCGATAAGTCTGGCGGCTGGCATTCCAGACAGCAGCCCGCCAACAATGGAGGATGGACACGCTCGAAGAGCTAGGCCCGGAGCTGGTGTTGGCCTTCACCTGCGTCGCCGCCGTGGGCTCCTCGATGGTCCGTCATTTCCGCATCGAAGATGCGAAGTCCTGCACCAGGGTTTGCCGCAGAATCCTCTTGTGCGCCGCAATTCCTCAGTCACCTGACACGACCAACAACGCCTGTGCGCTGACCTGCATCGACGCCATCACCACCGCAACCACCTTGCTGGCGCGCCGTCTGTGCCCGCTCGATGACATCGACACCAAATATCTGGGCACTGCCGAAGCCGCCATAGCATCCCTCCGCCAGGATCTGACTTCCGACGCAGCGATCGTCCTACAGTCGACCTGAGGACACGGAACCCTACGCCCGGCCTGTGGTCAGGAAGGATCTGCGCCGTCTGCCTCCGCCAGCGGCCGGAATTCCCGGACCGGCTCGTTCCACTGGGTCCAGTCCCGGAGCCGGACCGTGGGCCGGCCGAGATAGTAGCCCTGACCTGCGGTGATTCCGAGACTGGTGAGCACGGCAAGTTCCTCGCGGGTCTCTATGCCT
Coding sequences within it:
- the acs gene encoding acetate--CoA ligase, giving the protein MSQDTPISTATVSAGSAQQGDAFENLLPETRTFPPTPEFAANAVVTAAEYAEAEADADRPAFWAKQAREMLSWSKDFSQALDWSNPPFAKWFVGGEVNAAYNALDRHVENGHGDRVAIYFEGEPGDTRTYTYAQLTEEVKKAANAFESLGVAKGDRVAVYLPMIPEAVITLLACARIGAIHSVVFGGFSAEALRSRIDDAEAKLVVTADGTYRRGKPSALKPAVDEALAHEGDGSGHTVENVVVVKRNGQDVDWHEGRDHWWDDTVGTASAEHTAVGHDSEHPLFILYTSGTTGKPKGILHTTGGYLTQTAYTHKAVFDLKPETDVYWCTADVGWITGHSYVAYAPLINGATQVMYEGTPDSPHQGRWWEIVEKYKVSILYTAPTAIRTFMKWGKEIPAKSDLSSIRVLGSVGEPINPEAWMWYREVIGGNAGKNGERKEHPAPIVDTWWQTETGAQMIAPLPGVTATKPGSAQVPLPGIAVDVVDEAGESVPNGSGGYLVIREPWPAMLRGIWGDPERFKETYWSRFETMYFAGDGAKKDEDGDIWLLGRVDDVMNISGHRLSTAEIESALVSHPAVAEAAVVGAADETTGQSVVAFVILRGDAVDTGDAIVQELRNHVSKEIGPIAKPKTILVVPELPKTRSGKIMRRLLKDVAEGRDPGDSTTLADNTVIAKIANSLQS